The following nucleotide sequence is from Cytophagales bacterium.
GCTGTCTGGTTTTTCCTGGCTATTGAAGGGGTGGCTAATGTAGCAGAGGAGACGATCAATCCTCAAAGAAACGTCCTGATTGGTTTTGGTTCGGCCATATTTACCCTGGTGTTGCTTTGTCTGCTTACTTTCAGCTCATCGGTAGGGGTAGCCGGTTGGGAAGCGGTTGTTTATCCTGAAGTGGGCGCTGAACCTTCTGATTCTCCGTTACCTTTAGCATTAGCACAAGTTGTCGGAGAAAATCACAATCTATATAAACTCATTGTAATAATTGGTTTATTTGGTTTGGTGGCTTCCTTTCACGGTATTATACTTGCTGCGGGCAGAGCTACTTTTGAATTTGGAAGAGTGGGTTATGCTCCAAAGCGATTGGGGAATGTACATCCCAGGTTTAAAACACCTGCCAATGCTTTATTAGTCAATATGGCAATCGGCATCATCGCACTTCTTACGGGTAAAACCGGGGCTATCATCACCATTGCCTGCTTCGGGGCTTTGACCCTTTATATCATTTCAATGATCTCTTTATTTGCTTTGAGGAAAAAGGAGCCAGATATGGAGCGGCCTTTCCGGGTGCCGTTTTATCCCTGGTTTCCGGCTACGGCACTTATCATTGCTGCGGTGGCATTGGTAGCTATTACTGTTTATAACATTGATCTGGCAATTATATATTTTGC
It contains:
- the eat gene encoding ethanolamine permease, whose protein sequence is MVNDKNKLKRTLGPLMLWGLGVGYVISGMYFGWNLGLEKGGTLGLAIAVFFIIIMYVTFTFGYTELACAIPKAGGAFDYATRALGRRWGFVGGMAQNIEFIFAPPAIAFAIGAYLNIFVPSVPVLAIAVFSYFIFTALNIYGVNAAATFELLITVVAVAGLLIFAGGALPHFEMANLKMNALPHGYAGVFAAVPFAVWFFLAIEGVANVAEETINPQRNVLIGFGSAIFTLVLLCLLTFSSSVGVAGWEAVVYPEVGAEPSDSPLPLALAQVVGENHNLYKLIVIIGLFGLVASFHGIILAAGRATFEFGRVGYAPKRLGNVHPRFKTPANALLVNMAIGIIALLTGKTGAIITIACFGALTLYIISMISLFALRKKEPDMERPFRVPFYPWFPATALIIAAVALVAITVYNIDLAIIYFAMMGMAYLWFYFFVKKK